In Bacteroidia bacterium, one DNA window encodes the following:
- a CDS encoding RecX family transcriptional regulator translates to MDPDLYEKTLKDWVEKLSIRHKGVGVKDWQKKQKIIQTLMDKGFELDIINDVFTSKD, encoded by the coding sequence ATTGACCCTGATTTATATGAAAAGACACTAAAAGATTGGGTTGAGAAACTTTCAATAAGACATAAAGGTGTGGGAGTAAAAGACTGGCAAAAGAAACAAAAGATAATCCAAACACTCATGGACAAAGGGTTTGAATTGGATATAATCAATGATGTATTTACGTCAAAAGATTAG
- a CDS encoding peptide MFS transporter gives MANKKHPAALPYLFFTEMWERFGYYLMLGIFVLYMIDVDKGGLAFGDRNADDIFGTFIALTYITPFLGGFIADRILGYVKSVYIGGTLMGVGYIALALPGMTSFYTALALIILGNGMFKPNISTLLGNLYSEEKYKPYKDIGYNIFYMGINIGAFICNIIAAFMRNKFDWGAAFMTAGIGMFVGLIVFSFGLKHYKHANIIKPKQEGDTSFGKVLLLVFVPAILAGFIGWFVPGNILGSDSTDAFIFACIPLIVFYISLYFKSNSTEKKPIGALLAIFAVSIMFWAVFKQNGTALTRWAKFYTNRTISESLEKPLNYLYLAEEVQYTVKEVPAYDEQFTVVRDENGNTMKEMGRDIYFRNANPTALPEEGQSVFLINTELFQSVNPFWIIILTPIVVGIFMALGRRKKEPSTPSKIALGLFISALSCLVMVAAAYIGSNGAIKVSPLWLVACYGVITVGELCLSPMGLSLVSKLSPPRITALMMGGFFLSTAIGNKLSGVLASMWYDYEHKANFFLTNFILLMLATFLMLAILKWVNNIVKNH, from the coding sequence ATGGCAAATAAAAAACACCCTGCGGCACTTCCCTATTTATTTTTCACAGAAATGTGGGAACGGTTCGGCTATTACCTTATGCTGGGCATCTTCGTACTTTACATGATTGATGTAGATAAGGGAGGCTTGGCATTTGGCGACAGAAATGCGGATGACATTTTTGGAACATTTATAGCACTGACTTATATCACTCCTTTTTTGGGTGGTTTTATTGCAGACAGGATTTTGGGTTATGTTAAATCCGTTTATATTGGAGGCACTTTGATGGGTGTGGGCTATATTGCTCTTGCACTACCCGGAATGACATCTTTTTATACCGCCCTTGCACTGATTATCTTAGGCAATGGAATGTTTAAACCCAATATCTCGACACTACTAGGCAATCTATACTCTGAAGAAAAGTACAAGCCATATAAGGACATAGGTTACAACATATTTTACATGGGTATCAACATAGGTGCTTTTATATGCAACATTATTGCAGCTTTCATGCGCAACAAGTTTGATTGGGGTGCTGCATTTATGACTGCCGGCATTGGTATGTTTGTCGGGTTAATTGTCTTCTCTTTTGGTTTAAAACATTATAAACACGCAAACATCATTAAGCCAAAACAAGAAGGCGACACAAGTTTTGGCAAGGTTTTGCTCTTGGTGTTTGTTCCGGCAATATTAGCAGGGTTTATTGGCTGGTTTGTTCCCGGCAACATCTTAGGTAGCGACAGCACTGATGCTTTTATCTTTGCGTGTATTCCTTTGATAGTATTCTATATTTCTTTATATTTCAAATCAAATTCAACAGAAAAGAAACCCATTGGCGCATTGCTGGCAATATTTGCTGTAAGTATCATGTTTTGGGCAGTATTTAAGCAAAATGGCACTGCGCTAACCCGTTGGGCTAAGTTTTATACAAACAGAACTATTTCTGAGAGTTTAGAAAAGCCTCTGAATTATTTATACTTGGCAGAAGAAGTGCAGTACACAGTAAAAGAAGTACCTGCCTATGATGAACAATTCACTGTGGTGAGGGATGAAAACGGTAATACAATGAAAGAAATGGGCAGGGATATTTATTTTAGAAATGCCAACCCGACAGCCCTTCCCGAAGAAGGACAGAGTGTTTTTCTCATTAATACAGAATTATTTCAATCAGTGAATCCATTCTGGATTATCATACTCACCCCTATTGTAGTAGGTATTTTTATGGCATTGGGGAGACGCAAAAAAGAACCCAGCACGCCCAGCAAGATTGCGTTAGGGCTGTTTATTTCTGCCTTATCTTGTTTGGTTATGGTAGCAGCTGCATATATTGGAAGCAATGGCGCAATCAAGGTTTCTCCACTCTGGTTGGTCGCTTGCTATGGAGTGATTACTGTGGGCGAGCTTTGTTTAAGCCCAATGGGACTTTCATTAGTCTCTAAACTCAGCCCTCCAAGAATTACAGCATTAATGATGGGTGGATTTTTCTTATCAACCGCTATTGGAAACAAACTCTCAGGGGTGCTTGCCAGCATGTGGTATGATTATGAACACAAGGCAAATTTTTTCTTGACTAATTTCATCCTGCTGATGCTCGCCACTTTTTTGATGCTCGCCATTCTAAAATGGGTGAATAACATTGTGAAGAATCATTAA
- a CDS encoding SCO family protein: MMKYLSFLVVILSLFACSEKKNNTGEIPSDSIFNLSSQWQNQHGENLMLKDLQRKTLVVVMIYTQCKAACPILVAKMKQIESKINPKLIEDVSLVLVSIDPEFDTPEQLNKFAKKNNMEAKQWVFLRSNELATQEFANVLSMKYKKIDPIDFSHSNIITVFDPRGKMVSQEEGTEINVEKIATTVNETAMKG, from the coding sequence ATGATGAAATATCTTAGCTTTTTAGTTGTAATCTTATCTTTGTTTGCTTGTTCTGAAAAGAAGAACAATACCGGAGAAATTCCCTCAGACTCAATATTTAACTTATCATCACAATGGCAAAATCAGCATGGTGAAAATCTCATGCTTAAAGATTTGCAACGCAAAACACTGGTTGTGGTAATGATTTATACGCAGTGCAAAGCTGCTTGCCCAATTTTGGTTGCCAAAATGAAACAAATTGAATCTAAAATCAATCCAAAACTGATTGAAGATGTATCTTTAGTATTGGTTTCAATCGATCCGGAGTTTGATACACCTGAACAATTGAACAAGTTTGCCAAGAAAAACAATATGGAAGCGAAACAATGGGTTTTCCTTCGTTCAAATGAACTTGCAACACAAGAATTTGCAAATGTTTTGTCAATGAAATACAAGAAAATTGATCCTATTGATTTCTCTCACTCCAACATTATCACTGTATTTGACCCAAGAGGCAAAATGGTTAGCCAAGAAGAGGGTACGGAAATTAATGTAGAGAAAATCGCTACCACAGTCAATGAGACTGCTATGAAAGGGTGA
- a CDS encoding alginate export family protein — MHTSIIQLTFEGDFITYKMNVMHLNFKHILFAVSSALFFSFPCTNAQSNQPVSNTLKISYQMRPRLEFRDGAFTPIAKNIRPAALVTQRDRLKIDYSYQDILSVRIAPQVVSIWGQANMVQGAEMNGNQISMFESWANLKLAENWNIQFGRQVISLDDERFFGELDWAQGGRAHDAFGIFYKNDKLEAKGYFAFNQNYKALYGNNLSNPVGNFYNTTDAFPYKTMQTLWAVLPINETIKITALATNLGFQNVIIGLPASKTKFMQTFGLNFFEKGKTLSFTASAYFQTGDKLSAYLGSVSADYLLNNHWKLGLGSDYLSGNDVGYTNAENHAFNPLFNTGHKFYGFIDYFYAGNPHGGAGLSDNYARLNYKSDKGFSFDLALHQFFTPNKVRVLLEEYEANLGQELDITLSYKINDFVNLIGGYSLLLNTNTLNVLKSAPNARGYQQWGWMSLNINPTLFKTNFNSNK; from the coding sequence TTGCACACATCAATAATTCAACTCACTTTTGAAGGTGATTTCATTACATATAAAATGAACGTTATGCACCTTAATTTTAAACATATTCTTTTCGCTGTTTCATCGGCATTGTTTTTTTCTTTTCCTTGTACAAATGCACAATCAAATCAACCGGTGTCCAATACGCTAAAAATATCCTATCAAATGCGCCCAAGACTTGAATTTCGTGATGGTGCTTTTACTCCAATAGCAAAAAACATAAGACCGGCAGCGTTAGTTACACAACGTGATAGGTTGAAAATTGATTATTCTTATCAAGATATCTTAAGTGTTAGAATTGCGCCACAAGTTGTAAGTATTTGGGGGCAAGCGAACATGGTACAAGGTGCTGAAATGAATGGAAATCAAATTTCGATGTTTGAATCATGGGCTAACTTAAAACTTGCAGAGAATTGGAATATACAATTTGGTCGGCAGGTGATTTCGCTTGATGATGAGCGTTTTTTTGGTGAGTTGGATTGGGCGCAAGGAGGAAGAGCGCATGATGCTTTTGGAATCTTCTATAAAAATGACAAGTTAGAAGCAAAGGGTTATTTTGCATTTAACCAAAATTACAAAGCATTGTATGGTAATAATCTGAGCAATCCGGTAGGCAATTTTTACAACACAACAGATGCTTTTCCTTACAAGACTATGCAAACTTTATGGGCGGTTCTCCCAATCAATGAAACAATAAAAATTACTGCTTTAGCTACTAATTTAGGTTTTCAGAATGTAATCATTGGGTTGCCTGCTTCCAAAACTAAATTTATGCAGACTTTTGGTTTGAATTTTTTTGAAAAAGGCAAAACCCTCAGTTTTACTGCATCTGCATATTTTCAAACAGGAGATAAGTTAAGCGCGTATTTAGGTTCTGTAAGTGCAGATTATTTGTTAAACAATCATTGGAAGTTAGGCTTAGGAAGTGATTATTTAAGCGGAAATGATGTTGGATATACCAATGCCGAGAATCATGCATTCAACCCTTTGTTTAATACAGGACATAAGTTCTATGGTTTTATTGATTATTTCTATGCCGGCAATCCTCATGGTGGAGCCGGTTTGTCAGATAACTATGCTAGATTAAACTATAAATCAGACAAAGGTTTCTCATTTGATTTGGCGCTACATCAGTTTTTTACCCCAAATAAGGTAAGAGTGCTTCTTGAAGAATATGAAGCAAATTTGGGACAGGAATTAGATATCACTTTATCATACAAAATCAATGATTTTGTTAATCTGATAGGTGGATATTCATTGCTTCTCAACACCAACACCTTGAATGTGCTCAAATCTGCTCCCAATGCAAGAGGATATCAACAATGGGGATGGATGTCGCTCAATATTAACCCAACACTTTTTAAAACAAATTTTAACTCAAATAAATAA
- a CDS encoding OmpH family outer membrane protein: MIKKYMRRSILNGTILFVFMATALLGVNAQSVKIGYLNYSSVVLDLPEYKTMNDSLMSYYLGLQEDLKKIEDDYLKKQTELSKKIESGEQNKRLIELEQYALEQLQQIYQYQQRENEEKLANKQEELLAPLRKKVDEAIEAIAKEKGYTMILDASVLHYKREAEDIENLVRTKLKLISKEESEKKRKEGGDNETTPVIPKNPLGN; the protein is encoded by the coding sequence ATGATTAAAAAATATATGAGAAGAAGTATTTTAAACGGGACCATACTATTTGTTTTTATGGCAACCGCATTGCTTGGTGTGAATGCACAAAGTGTAAAAATCGGCTATCTAAACTATAGTAGTGTAGTCTTGGATTTGCCTGAGTACAAAACAATGAACGACAGCTTAATGTCTTATTACCTTGGGTTACAAGAAGATTTAAAGAAAATTGAAGATGACTATTTAAAAAAGCAAACAGAGTTAAGCAAAAAGATTGAATCCGGTGAGCAAAACAAAAGGCTGATTGAATTAGAGCAATATGCGCTTGAGCAACTCCAACAGATTTATCAATACCAACAAAGAGAAAACGAAGAGAAATTAGCCAACAAACAAGAAGAACTCTTGGCACCTTTGAGAAAAAAAGTTGATGAAGCAATCGAAGCAATTGCAAAAGAAAAAGGATATACCATGATTTTAGATGCTTCTGTTCTCCATTACAAACGCGAAGCGGAAGATATTGAGAATTTAGTGCGCACTAAACTCAAATTAATTTCAAAAGAAGAGTCTGAGAAAAAAAGAAAAGAAGGTGGGGACAATGAAACCACACCAGTTATTCCAAAAAATCCATTGGGCAATTAA
- a CDS encoding polysaccharide deacetylase family protein has translation MLYPQIVPKAIDKIFLSYTWRRTVSGQEVFLTFDDGPHLSITPWVLEQLRKYNFKATFFCVGDNVNKYPEIYAQILNEGHRVGNHTYNHLKGWKTECDEYITNIAKCRALVNSNLFRPPYGRITKSQTQLLHKEYEIIMWSLLTGDFYPNLNVAKALKILTKKTIPGHIVVFHDSLKAEKNLRALLPNYLSFLNAENYKSVVL, from the coding sequence ATGCTCTATCCTCAAATTGTTCCTAAAGCCATAGACAAAATTTTTCTCAGTTACACATGGCGGAGAACAGTTTCAGGACAAGAAGTCTTCCTCACTTTTGATGATGGTCCTCACCTTTCCATTACACCATGGGTATTGGAACAACTGCGCAAATACAACTTTAAAGCTACCTTTTTTTGTGTAGGGGACAACGTAAACAAATACCCTGAAATTTATGCTCAAATCCTCAACGAAGGGCATAGAGTAGGCAACCACACCTACAATCATCTAAAAGGATGGAAAACAGAATGTGATGAGTATATTACTAATATTGCCAAATGCCGTGCGTTAGTAAACAGCAATTTGTTTAGACCTCCTTATGGCAGAATTACCAAATCACAAACGCAATTATTACATAAAGAATATGAAATTATCATGTGGTCTTTGTTGACAGGAGATTTTTATCCCAATCTGAATGTTGCCAAAGCATTAAAGATACTAACCAAAAAGACCATTCCAGGACATATTGTTGTTTTTCATGATTCATTAAAAGCGGAAAAGAATTTGAGAGCACTGCTGCCCAATTATCTTTCTTTTTTAAATGCTGAAAATTATAAGAGTGTAGTATTATAA
- the prmA gene encoding 50S ribosomal protein L11 methyltransferase codes for MSKNDHTQVTLFLAEPYQENAEIASAFFTKIHYTGFVEENDRLLAYIPVEDFDLDLLTQTIEELASKKIIQPEHTTEIIEDRNWNEVWEQNYFQPIAIKDQLYVRGSFHPKDNKFPNEIIIDPKMSFGTGHHQTTKMILESLMETDIKEKTVIDMGTGTGILAIYAAQQGAKSIVAVDIDDWSVENAQENFELNHCKEKISVYKGDVRILEKLNQRFDVFIANINLGVLLDDVQQYAHYINKDGVLLLSGFLQTDISELIETCPLTYIDKKNEGEWSMLRFKKE; via the coding sequence ATGTCTAAAAACGACCATACCCAAGTTACCTTATTTTTAGCAGAACCCTATCAGGAAAATGCTGAAATTGCTTCTGCTTTTTTTACCAAAATACATTACACCGGATTTGTAGAAGAAAACGACAGGCTGTTAGCATATATTCCGGTTGAGGATTTTGACTTGGATTTGCTCACACAAACTATTGAAGAGTTGGCTTCAAAAAAGATAATCCAACCGGAACACACAACCGAAATCATTGAAGATCGTAATTGGAATGAGGTTTGGGAGCAAAATTATTTTCAACCAATCGCCATCAAAGACCAACTCTATGTTCGAGGCAGTTTTCACCCCAAAGACAACAAATTTCCAAACGAAATCATCATAGACCCCAAAATGTCATTTGGCACCGGACATCATCAAACTACTAAGATGATTTTAGAAAGTCTGATGGAAACAGATATCAAAGAAAAAACTGTCATTGATATGGGAACCGGCACCGGAATTTTGGCGATATATGCTGCACAGCAAGGTGCAAAGTCAATTGTTGCAGTTGACATAGACGATTGGTCAGTCGAAAATGCTCAAGAGAATTTTGAATTAAATCATTGCAAAGAAAAAATCAGTGTTTACAAAGGTGATGTAAGGATATTAGAAAAACTGAATCAGCGTTTTGATGTGTTTATTGCCAACATCAACCTCGGTGTATTATTAGATGATGTGCAGCAATATGCGCATTATATCAACAAAGATGGAGTGCTGTTATTAAGCGGCTTTTTACAAACTGATATCTCAGAACTCATTGAAACCTGTCCTCTTACTTACATCGACAAAAAGAATGAAGGAGAGTGGTCAATGCTCCGATTTAAGAAAGAATAA
- a CDS encoding YdcF family protein, with the protein MFFVFSKILNFLLNPFFWILVLLLWSLATKNLIKRKRLIFSAIILVFVLGNGVIVNEVGVLTEKKWRNIAKEHTKYPDTAVLLGGFCFKDEDLNRTSFAESSDRFLQILKLFQSGQISTLVISGGSGSLTKPNVKESKLVEEYLKEGQFRTQGLFIETKSKNTFENAQYTKELIGINNPKILLVTSAFHMGRAMKVFRKAGFEPEPFPTHFLFEPIRNYNIDTVIIPNARNFQKWELLIKEWLGTLVYKLQGYL; encoded by the coding sequence ATGTTTTTCGTCTTTAGTAAAATTCTGAATTTTTTACTCAATCCTTTCTTCTGGATACTTGTCTTACTACTGTGGAGCCTTGCGACCAAGAACCTTATTAAGCGCAAACGGTTGATTTTTTCCGCAATCATATTGGTATTCGTTTTGGGGAACGGTGTGATTGTAAACGAAGTGGGCGTATTAACCGAAAAAAAATGGCGCAATATTGCTAAAGAACACACAAAATATCCTGATACAGCCGTGTTGCTCGGTGGCTTTTGTTTTAAAGATGAAGACTTAAATCGTACATCATTTGCAGAATCCTCTGATCGTTTTTTGCAAATTCTTAAATTATTTCAATCCGGTCAGATTAGTACACTTGTCATATCCGGAGGCAGCGGCAGTCTTACAAAACCCAATGTAAAAGAATCAAAACTTGTAGAAGAATATCTGAAAGAAGGACAATTTAGGACACAGGGATTATTTATAGAAACAAAGTCTAAGAACACCTTTGAAAATGCTCAATACACAAAAGAACTCATTGGCATCAACAACCCCAAGATTTTACTCGTAACTTCTGCATTTCACATGGGTCGAGCAATGAAAGTGTTTCGTAAAGCAGGTTTTGAGCCAGAACCCTTCCCTACACATTTCTTATTTGAACCCATACGAAATTACAATATAGACACGGTTATTATCCCTAATGCCAGAAACTTCCAAAAATGGGAACTACTCATCAAAGAATGGTTAGGAACATTGGTATATAAACTGCAAGGGTATTTGTAA
- a CDS encoding formylglycine-generating enzyme family protein — protein MYKYLGVIFLAFVLISCNKNETQVTVANESKEPDTIKPVEVDVKMVYILGGEYLPFYGDDSVLVDVKPFYLDERPVTNKEFLAFVTANPQWRKSAVKRVYADSNYLKYWVSDLELPPGANPDAPVCNVSWFAAKWFAESVGKRLPTLDEWEFVAMADADTPNARRKPSYSDYIVDLYLVKDKHLNPVKQSAPNYWGVYNMFDLIWEWTDDFNSILVTGDSRTGQYDDKGLFCAGAATNSTDVMNYAAFMRFGLRTSLKARYTVANLGFRCAKDAPIENPNK, from the coding sequence ATGTATAAGTATCTCGGTGTTATCTTCCTTGCTTTCGTTCTGATTTCATGTAATAAAAATGAAACACAGGTAACTGTGGCGAATGAAAGCAAGGAACCGGATACTATCAAACCTGTTGAAGTAGATGTGAAAATGGTCTATATTCTCGGTGGGGAATATTTGCCTTTTTATGGAGATGACAGTGTGTTAGTTGATGTCAAGCCCTTTTACCTTGATGAAAGACCTGTAACTAACAAAGAATTTTTGGCTTTTGTAACCGCCAACCCGCAATGGCGAAAGTCTGCTGTCAAACGTGTGTATGCGGATAGTAATTATTTGAAATATTGGGTTTCTGATTTGGAATTGCCACCCGGTGCAAACCCTGATGCGCCCGTTTGTAATGTCTCTTGGTTTGCTGCAAAATGGTTTGCAGAGAGTGTTGGCAAAAGGCTGCCTACCCTTGATGAATGGGAATTTGTTGCAATGGCAGATGCAGATACTCCCAACGCAAGACGAAAACCTTCTTACTCTGATTATATTGTTGACTTATATTTAGTCAAAGATAAACATCTGAACCCTGTCAAACAGAGTGCACCAAATTATTGGGGTGTTTACAATATGTTTGATTTGATATGGGAATGGACCGATGATTTTAACTCTATTTTAGTTACCGGAGATTCACGAACCGGTCAATATGATGATAAAGGGTTGTTTTGTGCAGGTGCAGCCACAAACTCAACCGATGTAATGAATTATGCTGCCTTTATGCGCTTTGGCTTGAGAACTTCACTCAAAGCTCGCTATACTGTTGCCAATCTTGGTTTTAGATGTGCCAAAGATGCCCCTATTGAAAATCCGAATAAATGA
- a CDS encoding PspC domain-containing protein has protein sequence MKWLKSFFEPRIFGVCTEIAEKFSLPISLVRMFFIYLSFVSFFSPVIFYLAIAFFLRFKDIFVRKRVTVKDL, from the coding sequence ATGAAGTGGCTTAAGAGCTTTTTTGAACCCCGCATATTTGGCGTCTGCACTGAGATTGCAGAGAAATTCAGTTTACCAATCTCATTGGTTCGAATGTTTTTTATTTACCTGAGTTTTGTTTCATTCTTTTCTCCAGTAATATTCTATCTCGCCATCGCTTTCTTTTTGAGATTCAAGGATATTTTTGTTCGCAAAAGAGTTACTGTAAAAGACCTGTAA
- a CDS encoding OmpH family outer membrane protein, whose protein sequence is MKHLLLVVFAFLLSTTAFSQKQKFGYVDTEYILGKMPEYRSAQKHLDEYSADWQAEIDKKYAELDRKFREYKAEEPLLTKDQKKEREQEIVNMETEIKKFETEKFGQEGELFRKRQELIKPIQDKVFKAIQSVAKDGAYDFVFDIAGNMVVLITDPKYDLSDNVLEELGITK, encoded by the coding sequence ATGAAACACCTGCTCTTAGTCGTATTTGCATTTTTATTGTCAACAACTGCATTTTCACAAAAGCAAAAGTTCGGTTATGTAGATACCGAATACATTTTAGGCAAAATGCCTGAATATCGCTCAGCACAAAAACATTTAGATGAATATTCAGCCGATTGGCAAGCCGAGATTGATAAAAAATATGCAGAATTAGATCGCAAATTCAGAGAATATAAAGCGGAAGAACCATTACTAACAAAAGACCAAAAGAAAGAAAGAGAGCAAGAAATTGTGAACATGGAAACCGAAATTAAAAAATTTGAAACAGAAAAATTCGGACAAGAAGGTGAACTTTTCAGAAAACGCCAAGAACTAATCAAACCCATTCAAGACAAAGTTTTCAAAGCCATTCAATCTGTGGCAAAAGATGGAGCTTATGATTTCGTTTTTGACATTGCAGGAAACATGGTAGTCTTGATAACAGACCCAAAATATGATTTAAGCGACAACGTATTGGAAGAATTGGGAATTACAAAGTAA
- a CDS encoding RecX family transcriptional regulator, protein MKKLTPASALKKIEKYCAYQERCHEEVRSKLYTFGLGADDVEEIITKLIQSNFLNEERFARAYCGGKFRQKKWGRLKIIRELKKKKLATEISKSV, encoded by the coding sequence ATGAAAAAACTCACTCCTGCATCTGCACTTAAGAAAATTGAAAAATATTGCGCCTACCAAGAAAGGTGTCATGAAGAAGTTCGGTCAAAATTATACACTTTCGGTCTTGGAGCAGACGATGTTGAGGAAATAATTACTAAACTCATCCAAAGTAATTTTTTGAATGAAGAACGCTTTGCGCGTGCATATTGCGGAGGGAAATTCCGACAAAAGAAATGGGGCAGACTTAAAATTATCAGAGAACTAAAAAAAAAAAAATTAGCGACAGAAATATCAAAATCAGTCTGA